A section of the Streptomyces sp. Je 1-369 genome encodes:
- a CDS encoding DUF4031 domain-containing protein, with amino-acid sequence MTVYIDPPTWPGHGRMWSHLVSDVSFEELHAFAAAVGCPPRAFERDHYDVPAERYADAVRAGAVEIGSKELVRRLTGAGLRRPKGRPA; translated from the coding sequence GTGACCGTCTACATAGACCCGCCCACGTGGCCGGGGCACGGCCGCATGTGGTCCCACCTGGTCAGCGACGTCTCCTTCGAGGAGCTGCACGCGTTCGCGGCCGCGGTGGGCTGCCCGCCGCGTGCCTTCGAGCGCGATCACTACGACGTGCCCGCGGAACGGTACGCGGACGCGGTGCGGGCGGGCGCGGTGGAGATCGGCTCGAAGGAGCTGGTGCGGAGGCTTACGGGGGCGGGGTTGCGGCGGCCCAAGGGGCGGCCGGCTTAA
- a CDS encoding MurR/RpiR family transcriptional regulator, with translation MTHDVKEIFADAAPPAPAALAAKVRTLAPSMTRSMQRVAEAVAGDPAGCAALTVTGLAELTGTSEATVVRTARLLGYPGYRDLRLALAGLAAQQQSGRAPAVTADIAVDDPIADVVAKLAYDEQQTLADTAAGLDTVQLGAAVAALATARRVEIYGVAASGLVAQDLAQKLLRIGHIAHAHSDPHLAVTNAVTLRAKDVAIAITHSGSTGDVIEPLRVAFEHGATTIAITGRPGAAVSQYADHILTTSTARESELRPAAMSSRTSQLLVVDCLFVGVAQRTYETAAPALAASYEALAHRHRPRGGAASR, from the coding sequence GTGACCCATGATGTGAAGGAAATTTTCGCGGACGCCGCGCCCCCCGCCCCCGCCGCCCTCGCGGCCAAGGTGCGGACGCTCGCGCCGTCGATGACCCGCTCCATGCAGCGGGTCGCCGAGGCCGTCGCCGGCGACCCCGCGGGATGCGCCGCCCTCACGGTCACCGGACTCGCCGAGCTCACCGGCACCAGCGAGGCGACCGTCGTGCGCACCGCCCGCCTCCTCGGCTACCCCGGCTACCGCGACCTGCGCCTCGCCCTGGCCGGCCTCGCCGCCCAGCAGCAGTCGGGCCGCGCCCCCGCCGTCACCGCGGACATCGCCGTCGACGACCCGATCGCGGACGTCGTCGCGAAGCTGGCCTACGACGAGCAGCAGACCCTCGCCGACACCGCCGCGGGCCTCGACACCGTGCAGCTCGGCGCCGCCGTCGCCGCGCTCGCCACCGCCCGCCGCGTGGAGATCTACGGCGTCGCCGCCTCGGGCCTCGTCGCCCAGGACCTCGCCCAGAAGCTGCTCCGCATCGGGCACATCGCGCACGCGCACTCCGACCCGCACCTCGCCGTCACCAACGCCGTGACACTGCGCGCCAAGGACGTGGCGATCGCGATCACCCACTCCGGTTCGACCGGCGACGTCATCGAACCCCTCCGCGTCGCCTTCGAGCACGGCGCCACGACCATCGCGATCACCGGTCGCCCCGGCGCGGCGGTCTCCCAGTACGCCGATCACATACTGACCACCTCCACGGCCCGCGAGAGCGAGCTCCGCCCCGCCGCGATGTCGTCCCGTACGAGTCAACTCCTCGTCGTGGACTGCCTGTTCGTGGGCGTGGCGCAGCGGACGTACGAGACGGCGGCCCCCGCGCTCGCCGCGTCCTACGAAGCACTCGCGCACCGCCACCGCCCACGCGGCGGCGCAGCCAGTCGCTGA